In Arachis stenosperma cultivar V10309 chromosome 1, arast.V10309.gnm1.PFL2, whole genome shotgun sequence, one DNA window encodes the following:
- the LOC130935737 gene encoding protein RER1A-like: MDAGSTAPSSSSAASAAAAAAATATATTSMEDFQTPAAAISRWKFEVSRQYQHLLDKTTPHVLNRWLGTLTVAFVYALRVYLIQGFYVVSYGLGIHLLNLLIGFLSPQVDPEIQSLSEGPTLPTRSNDEFRPFVRRLPEFKFWYSITKAFCIAFVMTFFSAFDVPVFWPILLFYWVVLFTLTMRRQISHMIKYKYVPFTFGKQRYNGKRASAESASLSED, translated from the exons ATGGACGCGGGATCCACCGCTCCCTCCTCCTCATCCGCCGCTtccgccgccgccgccgccgccgcAACCGCAACCGCAACAACCTCAATGGAAGATTTTCAGACCCCGGCGGCCGCCATATCGCGGTGGAAGTTCGAGGTATCCCGTCAGTACCAGCACCTGCTTGACAAAACTACCCCGCACGTGCTGAACCGTTGGCTGGGAACGTTGACGGTTGCGTTCGTGTACGCGCTGCGCGTGTACTTGATCCAAGGGTTCTACGTCGTTTCGTACGGACTCGGAATTCACCTGCTGAACCTCTTGATTGGGTTTCTTTCCCCTCAGGTCGATCCCGAGATTCAATCACTCTCAGAGGGACCCACTTTGCCAACAAGAAGCAACGATGAGTTCCGTCCCTTCGTTCGTCGCCTCCCAGAGTTCAAGTTCTGGTAC TCAATAACAAAGGCTTTTTGCATTGCGTTTGTGATGACATTTTTTAGTGCATTTGATGTTCCAGTGTTCTGGCCAATACTCCTATTCTATTGGGTGGTCCTATTTACACTTACTATGAGGAGACAGATATCACACATGATCAAATACAAATATGTACCGTTCACATTTGGCAAACAG CGCTATAATGGGAAGAGAGCATCAGCAGAAAGCGCAAGCCTTTCAGAGGACTGA